The Metabacillus litoralis genome contains a region encoding:
- a CDS encoding prephenate dehydrogenase codes for MVKKVYIIGLGLIGGSIALSIKQKDPSIHILGFDINEDQANLAKRIGAIDEIATKLFPDLSSVDMIFLSTPVQQTTQIIEQLKSEQLKKDVIVTDVGSTKVKIVECANQHLNGKIKFIGGHPMAGSHKSGILAAKPHLFENAFYILTPSQYVTQNDVDLLKSVLEGTKANFIEMTPNEHDEVTGVISHFPHIVAASLVYQAKNHEEQFPLVKRLAAGGFRDITRIASSSPSMWRDILLHNKEPLLHLFDEWISEMERVKEFVANEEADNLFSYFQYAKKYRDGLPEKQKGAIPSFYDLFVDVPDYPGVISEITGYLAKEKISLTNIRIIETREEIYGVLRLSFQTERDRELAIDCINKYCAYETFIM; via the coding sequence ATGGTAAAAAAAGTGTATATAATAGGTCTTGGATTAATTGGGGGCTCAATAGCATTATCAATTAAGCAAAAAGATCCTTCAATACATATATTAGGTTTTGACATAAATGAAGATCAGGCTAATCTAGCGAAAAGGATTGGGGCCATTGATGAAATCGCCACTAAGCTTTTCCCGGATCTATCATCGGTTGATATGATTTTTCTCTCAACTCCTGTTCAACAAACAACTCAAATTATTGAGCAATTAAAATCAGAACAACTGAAGAAAGATGTTATTGTAACTGATGTCGGAAGTACCAAAGTGAAAATTGTTGAATGTGCAAATCAGCATTTAAATGGAAAAATTAAGTTTATCGGCGGTCATCCTATGGCTGGCTCTCATAAATCAGGAATATTAGCAGCAAAACCACATTTGTTCGAGAATGCTTTTTACATATTAACTCCTTCCCAATATGTAACCCAGAACGATGTTGATTTATTAAAAAGTGTTCTTGAAGGAACGAAAGCTAATTTCATTGAAATGACGCCAAATGAACATGATGAAGTTACCGGTGTAATTAGTCATTTTCCCCATATTGTTGCTGCGAGTCTTGTTTATCAGGCTAAAAATCATGAAGAGCAATTTCCACTTGTTAAGAGGCTAGCTGCTGGAGGGTTTCGAGATATAACGAGAATTGCCTCAAGTAGTCCTTCGATGTGGCGTGATATTCTTCTCCATAATAAAGAACCTTTATTACACCTATTTGATGAATGGATCTCAGAGATGGAGCGTGTAAAAGAGTTTGTTGCAAATGAGGAAGCTGATAATTTATTTTCATATTTTCAATATGCAAAGAAGTATCGAGATGGTCTACCAGAGAAGCAAAAGGGAGCTATTCCGTCATTTTATGATTTATTTGTTGATGTACCTGATTATCCCGGGGTTATTTCTGAGATAACTGGATATTTGGCAAAAGAAAAGATCAGTTTAACGAATATACGAATTATTGAAACACGTGAAGAAATATATGGGGTATTAAGGTTAAGCTTTCAAACAGAACGAGATCGTGAACTAGCGATTGACTGTATTAACAAGTATTGTGCTTATGAAACATTTATTATGTAG
- the hisC gene encoding histidinol-phosphate transaminase, with amino-acid sequence MRVKEQLLSLKPYQPGKPMEEVKKEYNLTKVVKLASNENPYGCSPKAKQAIVDELNQLAIYPDGYSAELRTKLAAHVGVKEQELIFGNGSDEVVQIICRALLSPDTNTVMATPTFPQYKHNAVIEGSEIREVPLVDGNHDLENMLLQIDEKTTVVWVCTPNNPTGTYVTKNSLLNFLNKVPKHVLVVVDEAYYEYVLAEDYPETVEFINDYPNLMILRTFSKAYGLASLRIGYGIANAELIQKIEPAREPFNTSRVAQVAAIAALDDAEFVEECRGKNKEGLQQFYRFCEELKLPYYPSEGNFILIDFNRDSDEVFNALLKKGYIVRSGNALGFPTHLRITVGDRQQNEEIIEALREFVQ; translated from the coding sequence ATGCGTGTAAAAGAACAATTATTAAGTCTTAAGCCTTATCAGCCAGGAAAACCAATGGAAGAAGTAAAAAAAGAATATAATTTAACAAAAGTTGTGAAGCTTGCTTCTAATGAAAACCCATATGGTTGTTCTCCTAAGGCTAAACAAGCTATTGTAGATGAATTAAATCAGCTTGCGATTTATCCAGATGGATATAGTGCTGAACTTCGTACAAAACTAGCGGCTCACGTAGGTGTCAAAGAACAAGAATTAATATTTGGGAATGGGTCAGATGAAGTTGTTCAAATTATTTGTAGAGCTCTATTAAGCCCAGATACTAATACTGTAATGGCCACACCAACATTCCCTCAATATAAGCATAATGCTGTAATTGAAGGATCTGAAATCCGTGAGGTCCCATTAGTAGATGGTAATCATGATCTAGAAAATATGCTACTGCAAATAGATGAAAAGACAACGGTTGTATGGGTTTGTACACCAAATAACCCTACAGGTACATATGTTACTAAAAACAGTTTACTTAATTTCTTAAATAAAGTGCCTAAACATGTGCTTGTTGTAGTAGATGAAGCCTACTATGAATATGTTTTAGCAGAAGATTATCCAGAAACTGTTGAATTCATTAATGACTATCCTAACTTAATGATTTTACGTACATTCTCAAAAGCTTATGGCTTAGCATCCTTAAGAATTGGTTATGGCATTGCAAATGCAGAATTAATCCAAAAAATTGAGCCGGCTAGGGAACCTTTTAATACAAGCAGAGTTGCTCAGGTGGCCGCTATTGCAGCTTTAGATGATGCTGAGTTTGTGGAAGAATGTAGGGGGAAAAATAAGGAAGGATTACAGCAATTCTACCGTTTCTGTGAGGAACTAAAGCTTCCATATTATCCTTCTGAAGGTAACTTCATTTTAATTGACTTTAATCGAGATTCTGACGAAGTTTTTAATGCATTACTGAAAAAGGGATATATCGTAAGGTCCGGAAATGCTCTTGGGTTTCCTACCCACCTACGGATCACTGTTGGAGATCGTCAACAAAACGAAGAAATTATTGAAGCGTTAAGGGAATTTGTTCAATAA
- the trpA gene encoding tryptophan synthase subunit alpha yields MTALFKQPINNQLFIPFITAGDPNSEATIDLALALQEAGASAIELGIPYSDPVADGPVIQKASSRSLKNGMNIVKAIKLVPEMRKKGLNIPIILFTYYNPVLQLDQESFFALLRENTIDGLLIPDIPFEESEELREKCKEYSIPFISLVAPTSSSRIKMIAEAAEGFIYCVSSLGVTGVRKNFDDSIASFLEEVRKHSKVPVAVGFGVSSREQVEQLAHMCDGVVVGSALVREIERLQPSLIDENTRRDAVEEFKNFARTFVSQ; encoded by the coding sequence ATGACAGCCCTATTTAAGCAACCTATAAATAATCAATTATTCATTCCATTTATAACTGCAGGAGATCCAAATTCTGAGGCAACAATCGATTTAGCCCTTGCCTTACAAGAAGCTGGAGCATCGGCAATTGAATTAGGGATACCATACTCGGACCCTGTTGCAGATGGCCCTGTCATTCAGAAGGCCTCAAGTCGATCACTAAAAAATGGTATGAATATTGTAAAAGCAATCAAACTTGTGCCTGAAATGCGAAAAAAAGGGTTGAATATTCCAATAATTCTATTTACGTATTATAATCCTGTGTTACAATTAGATCAGGAATCCTTTTTCGCTTTACTGCGGGAAAACACGATAGACGGTTTATTAATTCCAGATATTCCTTTTGAAGAAAGTGAGGAACTTCGAGAAAAATGTAAGGAGTATTCTATTCCATTTATCTCTCTAGTAGCTCCAACTTCTTCTAGTAGAATTAAAATGATTGCAGAGGCAGCAGAAGGTTTTATTTATTGTGTTTCATCATTAGGCGTTACAGGAGTACGCAAAAATTTTGATGATTCTATTGCATCCTTTCTAGAGGAAGTAAGAAAGCATAGTAAAGTTCCTGTTGCTGTAGGGTTTGGTGTTTCCTCAAGGGAACAGGTAGAGCAGCTAGCTCATATGTGTGATGGAGTTGTTGTTGGGAGTGCTTTAGTTCGAGAAATTGAACGACTTCAACCTTCTTTAATAGATGAGAATACACGAAGAGATGCTGTAGAAGAATTTAAGAATTTTGCACGTACCTTTGTTTCGCAATGA
- the trpB gene encoding tryptophan synthase subunit beta, whose amino-acid sequence MNIYPDKNGRYGDFGGRFVPETLMSPLAEIEQAHKEAMQDPSFLEEYSYLLKEYSGRPTTVTFAGNITRKLGGAKVYLKREDLNHTGAHKINNAIGQVLLAKRMGKTKVIAETGAGQHGVATATVAAKFGMECKVFMGEEDVRRQELNVFRMQLLGAEVIPVTSGNKTLKDATNEAMRYWVQHCEDHFYIIGSVVGPHPYPYIVREFQRVIGDEAKDQFYHIEGSLPTKVIACVGGGSNAIGMFAAFIPEDVELVGVEAAGKGVETDMHAATITKGTRGVLHGSLTYLLQDEYGQITEPYSISAGLDYPGIGPEHAHLANTGRVKYESVTDQEALDALEFLAREEGILAAIESAHALSAAFEHAKNMGNEESILICLSGRGDKDVHTLMSHYKEVGKA is encoded by the coding sequence ATGAACATATATCCTGATAAAAATGGACGTTACGGCGATTTCGGAGGTCGCTTTGTGCCAGAAACATTAATGAGTCCATTAGCTGAAATTGAACAAGCACATAAAGAAGCAATGCAAGATCCAAGCTTTTTAGAGGAATATTCATACTTATTAAAAGAATACTCTGGCAGACCAACAACGGTCACTTTTGCAGGAAATATAACAAGAAAATTAGGTGGAGCAAAAGTATATCTAAAGCGTGAGGATTTGAATCATACGGGAGCTCATAAAATTAATAATGCCATTGGCCAGGTTCTTTTAGCAAAGCGTATGGGAAAAACTAAGGTGATTGCCGAGACGGGTGCTGGTCAACATGGTGTTGCAACAGCAACTGTTGCTGCAAAATTTGGAATGGAATGTAAAGTGTTTATGGGGGAAGAAGATGTTCGCCGTCAGGAATTAAATGTTTTTCGTATGCAGCTTTTAGGAGCTGAAGTAATTCCAGTGACAAGCGGAAACAAAACGTTAAAAGATGCTACAAATGAAGCGATGAGATATTGGGTACAGCATTGTGAAGATCATTTTTACATTATAGGCTCAGTGGTTGGTCCACATCCTTATCCATATATTGTGAGAGAGTTTCAAAGGGTAATAGGGGATGAAGCAAAGGATCAATTCTATCATATTGAAGGCAGTCTACCAACTAAAGTAATAGCTTGTGTTGGTGGTGGAAGTAATGCAATTGGAATGTTCGCTGCTTTTATACCTGAAGACGTAGAATTAGTAGGTGTTGAGGCTGCAGGAAAAGGTGTTGAAACTGATATGCATGCAGCCACAATTACAAAAGGAACAAGGGGTGTCCTTCACGGTTCATTAACCTATCTACTGCAAGATGAATATGGACAAATAACGGAACCTTATTCCATCTCAGCCGGACTCGATTATCCTGGAATAGGTCCTGAGCATGCACACTTAGCTAATACAGGGCGCGTTAAATATGAAAGTGTGACAGATCAGGAAGCGCTAGACGCATTAGAATTTTTAGCACGTGAAGAAGGGATTTTAGCAGCAATTGAGTCAGCGCATGCCCTTTCAGCAGCTTTCGAACATGCTAAAAACATGGGTAATGAGGAAAGCATCTTAATTTGTTTATCCGGTCGGGGAGATAAAGATGTCCACACATTAATGTCTCATTATAAGGAGGTTGGAAAAGCATGA
- a CDS encoding phosphoribosylanthranilate isomerase, with the protein MSKIALKFCGVQSLEDLQVVSDSIAQYIGFIFAESKRKVNPHLVGQWLKEVNTKKKVAAVFVNPTVEEVHSVLKHVPVDVIQFHGNETIEQINQVREIYPGFIWKALHHHDHTLEEMKKYVELVDGFVVDSRTKGQWGGTGVSFDWDAVPVYLEFAAKYNKICFIAGGVNEENISNLLNYHPQAIDLSSGIEVDRKKSKEKIRLIEERVLQHEHIS; encoded by the coding sequence ATGTCTAAGATCGCATTGAAATTTTGTGGAGTCCAAAGTCTTGAAGATCTTCAAGTAGTCTCAGATTCTATTGCTCAATACATTGGATTCATTTTTGCAGAAAGTAAAAGAAAAGTTAATCCACATTTGGTTGGACAATGGTTAAAAGAAGTTAATACAAAGAAGAAAGTCGCTGCTGTATTCGTAAATCCTACTGTAGAAGAAGTTCATTCTGTTTTAAAACATGTTCCAGTTGATGTGATTCAATTCCATGGAAATGAGACAATCGAACAAATTAATCAAGTCCGTGAGATATATCCAGGTTTTATTTGGAAAGCTCTTCACCATCATGACCATACTTTAGAAGAAATGAAAAAGTATGTAGAGTTAGTTGATGGATTTGTTGTAGATTCAAGAACGAAGGGTCAATGGGGAGGTACTGGTGTTAGTTTTGACTGGGATGCGGTACCTGTTTACCTTGAATTTGCTGCAAAATATAATAAAATTTGTTTTATTGCAGGCGGTGTTAATGAAGAGAATATTTCTAATCTCTTAAACTATCATCCACAGGCTATTGATCTATCTAGTGGCATTGAAGTTGACCGAAAAAAAAGTAAAGAAAAGATTAGACTGATAGAGGAAAGGGTGTTACAACATGAACATATATCCTGA
- the trpC gene encoding indole-3-glycerol phosphate synthase TrpC translates to MLENIIETKKEEVKNLILPEDEGLPNHSFLEALISSNRDMALIAEVKKASPSKGLIKENFDPVEIALAYEKGGADCLSVLTDSPYFQGKREYLTAIKKTVNLPVLRKDFIIDSIQIDEAKRIGADAVLLISEALEPAVLKDLYQYSYELGLDVLVEVHDQHNLEQVLNVITPKILGVNNRNLKTFETNIQQLEGMASSIPEETLLVSESGIYTKEDLDLVKQYGAKAVLVGESLMRKENQTLAVQQLFGESLNV, encoded by the coding sequence ATGCTTGAAAATATAATTGAAACAAAAAAAGAAGAAGTTAAAAATTTGATTCTGCCGGAAGATGAAGGCTTACCAAATCACTCTTTTCTTGAGGCCCTAATTTCCTCTAACAGGGATATGGCATTAATTGCTGAAGTGAAAAAAGCATCGCCATCAAAGGGTTTAATTAAGGAAAACTTTGATCCAGTGGAAATTGCTCTTGCATATGAAAAAGGAGGAGCAGATTGTTTATCCGTTTTGACAGATTCTCCTTACTTTCAAGGTAAACGAGAGTACTTAACTGCTATCAAGAAAACTGTAAATTTACCTGTTTTGAGAAAAGACTTTATTATCGATTCTATCCAAATTGATGAAGCGAAACGGATAGGTGCTGATGCGGTATTATTAATAAGTGAAGCTCTTGAACCCGCTGTGTTAAAAGATCTTTATCAATATTCTTATGAATTAGGATTGGATGTCTTAGTAGAAGTGCATGACCAGCATAACTTAGAGCAAGTTTTAAATGTTATTACTCCAAAAATACTTGGAGTAAATAACCGAAACCTAAAAACATTTGAAACGAATATTCAACAATTAGAAGGAATGGCTTCTTCAATTCCAGAAGAAACTTTACTGGTAAGTGAGAGTGGAATTTATACAAAGGAGGATTTAGATTTAGTGAAACAGTACGGAGCTAAAGCTGTACTAGTAGGAGAGTCGTTAATGAGAAAAGAAAATCAAACGTTGGCTGTACAACAATTATTTGGAGAGAGTCTTAATGTCTAA
- the trpD gene encoding anthranilate phosphoribosyltransferase: MMKELLATCIEGHTLTEEQAEEVMNSIMSGQATPSQIASLVSIMRLRGETVDELVGFTKSMKKHMSSINYDFDIVDTCGTGGDGSSTFNISTAAAIVASSLKVKVAKHGNRAVSSKSGSADVLEKLGVNIQTSKEEAVKSLDEKNMSFLFAPMFHSSMKHAVNPRKEIGFRTVFNLLGPLSNPANAKRQIIGVFSTNYAEKMAEALKRLGAEHVLLVTGRDGLDEISITTATDVVELKNGHISRYVLHPTDVGLVEGVMDEIQVQNSDDSAELIEKIFRGEAPESAENIVALNAGAALYVANHVQSLDMGVLYAKEAIKNGTALKQLKSLQHQQEENYA; this comes from the coding sequence GTGATGAAAGAACTTCTAGCAACGTGTATTGAGGGTCATACTTTGACTGAGGAGCAGGCTGAGGAAGTAATGAATTCGATCATGTCTGGTCAAGCAACACCTAGTCAAATCGCAAGTTTAGTGTCCATTATGCGTCTAAGAGGCGAAACGGTTGATGAATTGGTTGGCTTTACAAAATCAATGAAAAAACACATGTCTTCTATTAACTATGATTTTGATATTGTAGACACCTGTGGTACTGGTGGAGACGGCTCCTCAACCTTTAATATCTCAACTGCAGCAGCAATCGTTGCATCCTCATTAAAGGTGAAGGTAGCAAAACACGGAAATCGTGCTGTTTCTTCTAAAAGTGGAAGTGCAGATGTTCTTGAGAAACTAGGCGTTAATATTCAAACATCAAAGGAGGAAGCGGTAAAAAGCTTAGACGAAAAAAACATGAGCTTTTTATTTGCACCTATGTTTCATTCTTCAATGAAGCATGCAGTGAATCCTCGTAAAGAAATTGGGTTTCGGACTGTTTTTAATCTACTTGGTCCATTATCAAATCCAGCAAATGCAAAACGTCAAATAATTGGTGTTTTTTCTACGAATTATGCAGAAAAAATGGCAGAAGCGTTAAAACGGTTAGGCGCAGAGCATGTTTTACTCGTTACAGGACGTGACGGCTTGGATGAAATATCTATAACAACAGCAACTGATGTCGTAGAGCTTAAAAATGGACATATATCCAGATACGTTCTTCATCCAACTGATGTTGGACTTGTAGAAGGTGTTATGGATGAGATACAGGTCCAAAATTCAGATGATAGTGCAGAGCTTATCGAAAAAATATTTAGAGGTGAAGCACCAGAAAGTGCAGAGAATATTGTGGCTTTAAATGCAGGTGCAGCCCTTTATGTTGCAAATCATGTTCAATCATTAGATATGGGCGTGTTATATGCTAAAGAAGCGATTAAAAATGGTACAGCTTTAAAGCAATTAAAATCATTGCAGCATCAGCAGGAGGAAAATTATGCTTGA
- the trpE gene encoding anthranilate synthase component I, producing the protein MNFSSFSTFCEDSKHYRTIPIVKKYIVDTFTPIQLFQLFKEEAVYLLESKDSESSWSRYSFIGLNPFLFIEENHGEFSILNEQRKTISKSNSITTTFKQLQDHLAIKLPDLEIPFVGGAVGYIGYDTVSIIEKVEKHETNDLNQQNCMFFVCETVIAFDHQEKQLYFIHYERVNGTEDESRLKATYQLAEAKLNKFESMLKQKPQSEHLPLAVSDSFDVNFDEIQSNYEKGKFLEDVEKVKEYIRAGDIFQGVLSQRFEIPISTDGFSLYRILRIVNPSPYLFYIRINDTELVGSSPERLIYIQNKHLEIHPIAGTRRRGKTVEEDLFFEEELKNDEKERAEHYMLVDLARNDLGRVAEYGTVKTPTLMEVGRFSHVMHLISKVTAQLKEEVHPMDALLSSFPAGTVSGAPKIRAMQIIQELEPTARGSYAGCVAYVGFDGNVDSCITIRTITVKNNVAYVQAGAGIVVDSVPELEWKETCNKASAMLKAIQLAEKVFSEEEKRDERTSSNVY; encoded by the coding sequence ATGAATTTTTCTTCTTTTTCCACTTTTTGTGAAGATAGCAAGCATTATCGCACCATCCCCATCGTAAAAAAATATATCGTGGATACGTTCACGCCAATTCAATTATTTCAACTTTTTAAAGAAGAGGCTGTTTATTTACTTGAGAGTAAGGACTCAGAATCTAGCTGGTCCAGATATTCATTTATTGGTTTAAATCCATTTTTATTTATTGAAGAAAACCACGGAGAGTTTTCTATTCTGAACGAACAAAGAAAAACGATATCAAAATCAAATTCTATTACAACAACCTTTAAACAACTCCAAGATCATTTAGCTATTAAGTTACCAGATTTAGAGATACCTTTTGTTGGGGGAGCCGTAGGATATATTGGATATGACACAGTTTCTATAATTGAAAAAGTTGAAAAGCATGAAACGAATGATTTAAACCAGCAAAATTGTATGTTTTTTGTTTGTGAAACGGTTATTGCGTTTGATCATCAAGAAAAACAGCTTTATTTTATTCACTACGAAAGAGTAAATGGTACCGAAGATGAGTCAAGGTTAAAGGCTACGTATCAACTAGCTGAAGCAAAGCTGAACAAATTTGAAAGCATGCTAAAACAAAAACCTCAATCAGAGCATTTACCACTAGCAGTTTCGGATTCATTTGATGTCAATTTTGATGAAATTCAATCAAACTATGAAAAAGGCAAGTTTTTAGAAGATGTTGAGAAGGTAAAAGAATACATTCGTGCAGGGGATATTTTTCAAGGGGTACTATCACAAAGGTTTGAAATTCCAATTTCAACAGACGGTTTTTCACTTTACCGAATTTTACGTATTGTAAATCCCTCACCATATTTATTTTATATTCGAATTAATGACACAGAGCTTGTCGGCAGTTCTCCTGAAAGACTTATTTATATTCAAAATAAACATCTTGAAATTCATCCAATTGCCGGGACAAGAAGAAGAGGAAAAACTGTTGAAGAAGACTTATTTTTCGAAGAAGAATTAAAGAATGATGAAAAGGAAAGAGCAGAGCATTATATGCTGGTTGATTTGGCACGAAATGATTTAGGTAGAGTTGCTGAATACGGAACAGTTAAAACTCCTACGTTAATGGAAGTTGGTCGTTTTTCACACGTGATGCACCTAATTTCAAAGGTTACGGCTCAATTAAAAGAAGAAGTACATCCAATGGATGCATTATTATCTTCGTTTCCTGCTGGAACTGTTTCAGGGGCTCCGAAAATACGAGCTATGCAAATTATTCAAGAATTAGAACCGACAGCGAGAGGAAGTTATGCAGGTTGTGTTGCCTACGTTGGTTTTGATGGAAATGTAGACTCTTGTATTACGATCCGAACGATTACAGTCAAAAATAATGTAGCCTATGTTCAAGCTGGTGCAGGGATCGTTGTGGATAGTGTACCTGAACTTGAATGGAAGGAAACATGTAATAAAGCGAGCGCTATGTTGAAAGCAATCCAATTGGCTGAAAAAGTCTTTTCTGAGGAGGAGAAACGTGATGAAAGAACTTCTAGCAACGTGTATTGA
- the aroH gene encoding chorismate mutase, whose product MIRGIRGAITVGEDNERHVIDATEKLLQEMIQKNNVDPENVAQVLITVTHDLTSTFPAKALRNFEGWVYVPVMCMQEIPVPGSLEKCIRIMMTVETPIKQEQIFHAYLEGATVLRPDLSKS is encoded by the coding sequence TTGATTAGGGGAATCCGAGGAGCAATAACAGTCGGTGAAGATAATGAGCGTCATGTTATTGATGCAACAGAAAAACTGTTACAAGAAATGATCCAAAAAAACAATGTAGATCCTGAGAACGTCGCACAGGTCCTTATAACGGTAACACATGATTTGACATCAACATTTCCTGCAAAAGCATTAAGAAATTTTGAAGGTTGGGTCTATGTACCGGTCATGTGTATGCAAGAAATACCAGTTCCAGGAAGCCTTGAAAAATGTATAAGAATTATGATGACAGTAGAAACACCTATAAAGCAAGAACAAATTTTTCATGCTTATTTAGAAGGTGCGACAGTGTTAAGACCAGATTTATCAAAGTCCTAA
- the aroB gene encoding 3-dehydroquinate synthase gives MKSIVIHTQDSTYPVIVGEGAINELLGLLENLEPSKVLVVTDTNVDRLYGELLLDKIRPMYTTSKYVINSGEEAKSFNVFYEVQTFALKQQLDRKSVVIAFGGGVVGDLTGFVAATYMRGIPYIQVPTTLLAHDSAVGGKVAINHPEGKNMIGAFYQPKAVVYDSQFLQSLPVTELRSGFAEVIKHSLIKSESFYQFLVNEIQQLKDITTERLQRMILEGIQIKADVVTKDERELGLREILNFGHTLGHAVEAEAGYGKLSHGDCVAVGMLFATWLSNKLLQADLPYRELKTWFDTIGYPVEVPDSYATEQLIAKMVKDKKTKSNQIKMILLERIGETTSATFSKEELHSLLDEWRAGTGGKR, from the coding sequence ATGAAGTCAATTGTCATCCATACACAAGACTCAACTTATCCAGTTATTGTCGGTGAAGGTGCAATAAATGAACTCTTAGGATTACTAGAAAATCTGGAACCCTCTAAAGTACTTGTTGTGACAGATACAAATGTTGATCGTTTATATGGTGAGCTCTTACTAGACAAGATTAGACCTATGTACACAACTAGTAAATATGTTATTAATAGCGGAGAAGAGGCTAAGTCTTTTAATGTTTTTTATGAAGTACAAACCTTTGCATTAAAGCAGCAATTAGATCGTAAATCTGTTGTTATTGCGTTTGGTGGAGGAGTAGTAGGTGATTTAACAGGTTTTGTTGCAGCAACTTATATGAGAGGAATTCCTTATATACAAGTACCAACAACGCTGTTAGCACATGATAGTGCTGTTGGTGGAAAAGTAGCAATCAATCATCCTGAAGGAAAAAATATGATTGGGGCTTTTTATCAGCCTAAAGCGGTAGTATATGATAGTCAGTTTCTACAAAGTCTGCCTGTAACAGAATTGCGATCTGGATTTGCGGAGGTTATAAAACATTCTCTTATTAAAAGTGAATCATTCTATCAATTTTTGGTTAACGAAATACAACAGTTAAAAGACATCACAACTGAAAGGTTACAACGAATGATACTTGAAGGTATTCAAATCAAAGCAGATGTTGTAACAAAGGATGAAAGAGAATTAGGTTTACGTGAAATTTTGAATTTTGGCCATACTCTAGGTCATGCAGTTGAGGCAGAGGCTGGCTATGGAAAGCTTTCACATGGAGACTGCGTAGCAGTAGGGATGTTATTTGCTACCTGGTTAAGTAATAAATTATTACAAGCAGACTTGCCATACCGTGAGTTAAAAACATGGTTTGATACGATAGGTTATCCAGTAGAGGTCCCTGATTCATATGCAACCGAGCAATTAATAGCCAAAATGGTTAAAGATAAAAAAACTAAATCTAATCAAATTAAAATGATTTTATTAGAACGTATTGGAGAAACAACTTCTGCAACTTTCAGCAAAGAGGAGCTACATTCCTTACTTGACGAGTGGAGAGCAGGAACGGGGGGAAAGCGTTGA